A window of Leptolyngbyaceae cyanobacterium genomic DNA:
ACAACAAAGGTTGCCTCGCACTCGTTATCCGATAGTTAAAAAAGGCTTTTCCGGAAGTAATAAAAACACAAAGCCTTAATTTTTTCGGCTTGTCAATTCTCATTTAATCAAATTTTTTTGACTCAGATAACTACTGAGCGACTCCGTTTGGGATTCTGGAGTTTAGACATCGCACTCCGTGCGATAGTCTAAACTCCAGTAAATATAGGTAGCTATATGAATCCTAAACCGAGCATTGGTATCCAATTAGTAGTTACTAACAAAACAAACACTTATTGGACAGAAGCCAAGTATGACTTACAAAGAACTATAAATGATTACGATATCGAGCCAAACGACCTGAAGTTTGGTATGGCACACCCAATGGTTTGTTTAATGAGTTTTCCTATGTCTTGTTCCTGGGAATTTGGAAAATATTTTGAATCAGATAAATTTACTAAAGCAGATGATACACCTAATACTGTTACCTTCACAAATCCCAATAATTACAGCATAGCTCCAGGTGAAACTGTAACATTTAATTATGCGATCGCAGACTGGGGAGAAGGTGGTTTTTACTTAAAACAATCCTACACAGGTTATTCCGGACAGGCAAAAAGCGTACCCGAACCTACTTCTATTTTCAGCTTATTAGCACTTGGTACTGTTGGTTTTGCTTCCATACAAAAACGCAAACAGCAAATGACTTAAGTTGTGCGATATCACTTCCCCCACCTGCGGAAACACAAACAGCAAATCTCTTAGGTAATGCGATCGCGCCCCACCCACCAGCTTTCCAAGGGATGCGCGATTGCCTACGGCACGCTGCGCGAACGCTCTCCTTTCCTCACTTCCCGCCAGTCGATCGGATTTTATATTTTGTAACCCTAGTGAGTAGCGGCCAAATTAGGCTCTTTGCCTCTACTAATTAGCTTTTGAGGCACTTCACATCTATTTCGCATTATCGCTTGACTTTAGTATTTAAGTGAGATAACTTAATTAACAAGCTCAAATTGAGCCAATAAGGACAACAAAGCTGTGAAGTGAGGGGCGATCGACCCTATCCTCTGCCTCGCTGCCAAAATCTAATTTCTCACTAATTATGCGCGTTTGCGTAGCGTGCCGCAGGCATATCGCACAACGCAATTTTCAACCACTCAATTTTCTCGATCGCTGTATCAAAGAATCTTGAGTAGAAAACTCTTGCCAAGATGGGCATCTAATTATATTCAAAAGGAACGAAATTATGAATTTTCACAAACCGATCTTAATGGGATTTGCAGTAGCAGCTTCTCTTGTAACTACTGCATCAACAACTTTAGCCGCTACCTTTTCTGGCGACCTTTTCTACACCAGAAATTTCACTGATGCAACAGATCCGGCTAGCGTTAAAAAGGCAGTTTACAACTACGATGATATTGCTCATACCTTGACTCTCGGAAACCGCATAAGCATCGCCAATGGTGGATGGGGAGATGGAATGGTATTTGCCCCAGATGGAGATTTAATTATAGGTGCAAGTCAACAAGTTCAAAAGGTTAACCCAAATAATGGTGCTATTCTCTCTTCATCAGCAGTGGGTACGAATGCTCTGCATCTAGCACTTGACCCAAGCGGTCAAAAAGTTTGGGGAGGCACTGAGGGGCCTGTTGGAACAAATACGCCCTTAGCAGAAATTCCGCTAACTCCCTTTGGTAATGCAATTCCACGCCCTCTTACAGGTGACGATTTATTCATCACAGCTATTGCTTTTGACAACGCTGGTACAGCTTATTACACGGCTGGTGGAGATGACGTAAATGGCAGTTTTGGCATTATTGACATGAACACTTTTACGACCAAGCGCCTATTAAGCGATATCCCTTCTGCTCACGGAATGGTTTTCGATCCTTTCACGGAAGATTTGATTTTATTCCGCCACAATCATATTACCCAAATAGATCCGAAAAACGGAGGAATTTCTGACTATGCTTTACCAACATCAGTCTTTTTAGATGGCGGTACTACTGATGGTAACGGGCACTTATTTGTTGCTGATGCTGCTAATGGCAACTTAGTATTTATGGATTATGCTGCTAGCGGTCAGGTAGGGGCTGCGGGTAATTTTGTTACTACCCCATTTTTAGATACGCATATTGATGATATAGCACCCTTATCTGGGCCAGGTTCTAAGCACGTTCCCGAACCTTCTTCTACGTTAGGTTTATTAGCGCTTGGTACTTTTGGTGGGTTTTTGCTGAAACGCAAACAACAGCGGAAAGTTTTAGATTCCAGAGTTAGTTAATTGGTTAAAAAAGCGCGATCACTCTTGTTTGAGGATATGCGATCGAGCTTGCAAAAACTTCCTCGATCGACATCTACCTTTTGGGAAAAATAAAGTTTATGGTTACTATCAAAAAATGGTCAATGGCTTTAGGTGTGGTGGGAGCGATCGCAAGCTTTGCAATCAACGCCCCTGTTTTAGCAGCCGATCGAATATTATGGTCAATTCAATTTGCCAATAAAACTTATGAAATAGATATTTCTATTGCCGGAGTTGAACGCTTTGCTCAGACAGGAGATATCTCTGGGTTACCACCAGAATTTTCCTTTTTAAACTTAACACCAGAATTTCAAGAGTATTTGCAAGAACAATTAACTACTCCAATTTCCAGCAAATCTACCTTAGCGCGTCATTTAGAAAATTTATTGCAACTTTTGCTGCCAACCAGTAGCCCAGAACAACGCCAAGTTGCTGTGAAATTATTAGTACAAAAAGCAAATGGGAAGACGGTAATTAATTTTCTAAAGGGATTACCAGTAGATACTATTACCTCAGATAACTTTTGGGGCCTTTTGAATGGTTATCAAGAAACATTATCTTTGATTTCCACTAACACTGGACAAATTGGAACAATTGATACGACAACAGGAGTATTTACAGAGGTTGCTAGTGGCATAGCATTTCCAGATATAGCTTTGTCTAATGAAGGCAATCTTTTTGGTGTCGATCAAAGTAATCTTTACCGTATCGATCTCAATTCAGGTGTATGCTCGTTGATTGGTCACAGCGGGTATATGGGTGGTCTGGGATTCTCTGCTAATAATGTGCTTTATGGCGTAAGTGATGGCCTATATACAATTGATACTATTACTGGTAACTCATCATTAGTAGCTGACCTTCCAGGTTCTATAGGGGTTGGTGATATAGTATTCGATCCTACCAACAATCGATTTTTAGCTACACCCGCTGACTCACCAAATAAATTATTTTCCATCGATATGAATGGTGCTGTTACTGAAATTGGTGACATTGGCTTTGCAAATGTATGGGGTTTATTTTTTCATAATGGAACTCTTTTCGGTTATACGGGCGATCGAAAACAGATCGTCATCGATTTAGCAACAGGAAGAGGCACTTTTGATAAGACAGTTACGGGTACTGACGGCTATTTATGGGGAGCGGCATCTCTACCATCAACAGGGCCAAAGACTTCTGTTCCAGAACCAGCTTCCACATTGGCTTTATTAGCATTGGGTGCTTTTGGTGTTGGTTCATTGCTGAAACACAAACAGCAACAAAAAGTTTTGAATTCGGTTGTAAGTGAGTAAGGAAAGAGCGATCGACTTTTCTGTGGAAATGTGCGCTCAAAACTTACCACAATTCAGCTAAAAAATTACTTTTCCAGATGAGGTTAAACTATGAAATCACTCAATACTTATCGTATCAGCCTTGCTTTGACCGCTTTTACTTTACTAGGATTCGCTACATCAAAACCTGCTGTCGCCGCAACTATTGATTTTGAAAGTATCCCTGGTGCCTATGAAGGTATGGAAATTGGCAATCAATTCCTAGCTTCTCATGGTATTACCTTTAGCTTAGAAGGCGGGAGTTTGCCAATACTTGCTCAAAAAGGAAAGCAGAATGGCAAAACAGCTGGATTTACTGGTTACAAAGGTCAGCCAGATACACTAGCTCCTGGACAAAATATGGGGGAATTCTTTCTAACTACTCCTAAATCTAAAAGATTTAACCCACTAATTATTACATATACCAACCCTGTATCTGCTGCTTATGGCGAACTGTTTGATATTGATGGTAAAGAAGCATGGAGTATTGAGGCGCGGGATAACACTGGTTTATTAATCGATAGTGTGGCATTCGGTAGTGGAGATTCAGGTACAGGGGATGCGCTTGCAACTCCCTGGTCTTTTAAGCGTGAAAATGCAGACATTTATTCAATTCGGATGGTCTACACAGGCAAAACAGCTGTAGGAATTGGGGGTGTAGTACCAGGGGGTGTGGGGCTTGGGTTTGACAATTTTTCTCCAACCTCTTCATCTCCTGACCCTATAAAAAGTGTACCCGAACCTTCTTCTGTATTAGGTTTATTAGTATTTGGTACTTTCAATGTCAGTTCCCTACTGAAACGCAAACGGCAACAGAAAGTTTTGAATTGTGCTTTAACCGATCGATAGAAGTACGTTCGCGCCAGCGATGCGTAGCATTATCGCCTACCTGAAATTAATCGAAATACTCTCCCCCAACTTTTACCCATCAATAAAACAAGGAGCAAATTATATGGCTAATATTCTCTCGAAATTTCAAACCATGCCATACACCCATCGTCTCGCTACCCCAGCAGACGCAAAAGCGATCGCACCTTTAATGTCCGCCTTCGCGCAAGAAAGAGAATCGATCGATCCCTCAATGACAATCAAACCCAATTATGACTTTGAACAATACGTAACTCACCAACTAGAAAAACCCCTTTCTTTCTGCTGGGTACTCGAACACAGTAACACCATCGTCGGTTGCTTGTTCATCTACTTTTACGATGAAGCACCACCCGCCAACCTTCCCGATTATCTGGTTCAACATCACCACGTAGAAAATCCCTTCCAATCCCGTCGCGTTGGTTCGGTTTTGGCAATGTACGTGCAACCGGAACATCGCCAAAGC
This region includes:
- a CDS encoding PEP-CTERM sorting domain-containing protein (PEP-CTERM proteins occur, often in large numbers, in the proteomes of bacteria that also encode an exosortase, a predicted intramembrane cysteine proteinase. The presence of a PEP-CTERM domain at a protein's C-terminus predicts cleavage within the sorting domain, followed by covalent anchoring to some some component of the (usually Gram-negative) cell surface. Many PEP-CTERM proteins exhibit an unusual sequence composition that includes large numbers of potential glycosylation sites. Expression of one such protein has been shown restore the ability of a bacterium to form floc, a type of biofilm.) is translated as MNPKPSIGIQLVVTNKTNTYWTEAKYDLQRTINDYDIEPNDLKFGMAHPMVCLMSFPMSCSWEFGKYFESDKFTKADDTPNTVTFTNPNNYSIAPGETVTFNYAIADWGEGGFYLKQSYTGYSGQAKSVPEPTSIFSLLALGTVGFASIQKRKQQMT
- a CDS encoding PEP-CTERM sorting domain-containing protein (PEP-CTERM proteins occur, often in large numbers, in the proteomes of bacteria that also encode an exosortase, a predicted intramembrane cysteine proteinase. The presence of a PEP-CTERM domain at a protein's C-terminus predicts cleavage within the sorting domain, followed by covalent anchoring to some some component of the (usually Gram-negative) cell surface. Many PEP-CTERM proteins exhibit an unusual sequence composition that includes large numbers of potential glycosylation sites. Expression of one such protein has been shown restore the ability of a bacterium to form floc, a type of biofilm.), translated to MKSLNTYRISLALTAFTLLGFATSKPAVAATIDFESIPGAYEGMEIGNQFLASHGITFSLEGGSLPILAQKGKQNGKTAGFTGYKGQPDTLAPGQNMGEFFLTTPKSKRFNPLIITYTNPVSAAYGELFDIDGKEAWSIEARDNTGLLIDSVAFGSGDSGTGDALATPWSFKRENADIYSIRMVYTGKTAVGIGGVVPGGVGLGFDNFSPTSSSPDPIKSVPEPSSVLGLLVFGTFNVSSLLKRKRQQKVLNCALTDR
- a CDS encoding PEP-CTERM sorting domain-containing protein (PEP-CTERM proteins occur, often in large numbers, in the proteomes of bacteria that also encode an exosortase, a predicted intramembrane cysteine proteinase. The presence of a PEP-CTERM domain at a protein's C-terminus predicts cleavage within the sorting domain, followed by covalent anchoring to some some component of the (usually Gram-negative) cell surface. Many PEP-CTERM proteins exhibit an unusual sequence composition that includes large numbers of potential glycosylation sites. Expression of one such protein has been shown restore the ability of a bacterium to form floc, a type of biofilm.), which produces MVTIKKWSMALGVVGAIASFAINAPVLAADRILWSIQFANKTYEIDISIAGVERFAQTGDISGLPPEFSFLNLTPEFQEYLQEQLTTPISSKSTLARHLENLLQLLLPTSSPEQRQVAVKLLVQKANGKTVINFLKGLPVDTITSDNFWGLLNGYQETLSLISTNTGQIGTIDTTTGVFTEVASGIAFPDIALSNEGNLFGVDQSNLYRIDLNSGVCSLIGHSGYMGGLGFSANNVLYGVSDGLYTIDTITGNSSLVADLPGSIGVGDIVFDPTNNRFLATPADSPNKLFSIDMNGAVTEIGDIGFANVWGLFFHNGTLFGYTGDRKQIVIDLATGRGTFDKTVTGTDGYLWGAASLPSTGPKTSVPEPASTLALLALGAFGVGSLLKHKQQQKVLNSVVSE
- a CDS encoding PEP-CTERM sorting domain-containing protein (PEP-CTERM proteins occur, often in large numbers, in the proteomes of bacteria that also encode an exosortase, a predicted intramembrane cysteine proteinase. The presence of a PEP-CTERM domain at a protein's C-terminus predicts cleavage within the sorting domain, followed by covalent anchoring to some some component of the (usually Gram-negative) cell surface. Many PEP-CTERM proteins exhibit an unusual sequence composition that includes large numbers of potential glycosylation sites. Expression of one such protein has been shown restore the ability of a bacterium to form floc, a type of biofilm.), which gives rise to MNFHKPILMGFAVAASLVTTASTTLAATFSGDLFYTRNFTDATDPASVKKAVYNYDDIAHTLTLGNRISIANGGWGDGMVFAPDGDLIIGASQQVQKVNPNNGAILSSSAVGTNALHLALDPSGQKVWGGTEGPVGTNTPLAEIPLTPFGNAIPRPLTGDDLFITAIAFDNAGTAYYTAGGDDVNGSFGIIDMNTFTTKRLLSDIPSAHGMVFDPFTEDLILFRHNHITQIDPKNGGISDYALPTSVFLDGGTTDGNGHLFVADAANGNLVFMDYAASGQVGAAGNFVTTPFLDTHIDDIAPLSGPGSKHVPEPSSTLGLLALGTFGGFLLKRKQQRKVLDSRVS